Sequence from the Candidatus Methylomirabilota bacterium genome:
CAGGATATGACTGGCCAGAAAGTTGCGGACCAGCGGAATGATTGCCTCGCGACTCTCCTCTAGAACGTAATGCCCCGCCGTAGGAAATCGGTGCACCTCGGCGTTTGGGAAGCGTCTAATCCACTCGTTGAGAAAGTCCCGGTCGAAGACGAAATCCTTTTCTCCCCAGCAAATCAACATGGGTGTTTGCTGAAACAGATAAAGATTCTCCTGGGTTTTTTTTAG
This genomic interval carries:
- a CDS encoding alpha/beta hydrolase, whose protein sequence is LIRRWNAFARIATYVGCPGRPMPAEIRHAYAGPYDSWQHRIATLCFVRDIPLTPADPAYAALKKTQENLYLFQQTPMLICWGEKDFVFDRDFLNEWIRRFPNAEVHRFPTAGHYVLEESREAIIPLVRNFLASHILNQQAT